From a single Triticum aestivum cultivar Chinese Spring unplaced genomic scaffold, IWGSC CS RefSeq v2.1 scaffold250982, whole genome shotgun sequence genomic region:
- the LOC123178283 gene encoding 16.9 kDa class I heat shock protein 1-like: protein MSIVRRSNVFDPFADLWADPFDTFRSIVPAISGGSSETAAFANARVDWKETPEAHVFKVDLPGVKKEEVKVEVEDGNVLVVSGERSREKEDKNDKWHRVERSSGKFVR, encoded by the coding sequence ATGTCGATCGTGAGGCGGAGCAACGTGTTCGACCCCTTCGCCGACCTTTGGGCGGACCCCTTCGACACCTTCCGTTCCATCGTCCCGGCGATCTCAGGCGGCAGCAGCGAGACGGCCGCGTTCGCCAACGCCCGTGTGGACTGGAAGGAGACCCCCGAGGCGCACGTCTTCAAGGTCGACCTCCCCGGCGTGAAGAAGGAGGAGGTCaaggtggaggtggaggacggcaACGTGCTCGTCGTCAGCGGCGAGCGGAGCAGGGAGAAGGAGGACAAGAACGACAAGTGGCACCGCGTGGAGCGCAGCAGCGGCAAGTTCGTGCGGC